ACTCCTTTTTATAAGCCCAcattccccctctcttctccccccctccccccccccccatcgctcgCATGTACCACACTCTTCTATACACCTAAAACATGTCAGCTGCGCAGTGAGTGCGTCCTGCAGTGTCCAGAGACACTGAGACGGTCATCCGCCTCTCCTCTGTTCCAGGCTTGGGAGAGGACAGGCGCATGTTACTGCTAATGTCTTTTACACATTTGAGACCCAATACAGATTATATTCCATCTGATATTGGCTACCAAATAGGCCTATTAACACCTTCAGTGTCTAGAGCGTCCTGCCACCTCCTGATCATGAACCCTCGTGCACTGACGGATCACGTAATCCCTTCTGGGTTCCGGTCGCTGGGCTGAAGAGGAAGGGGACGGGTTCCCTTCGTCAGTGGATTTTGCGATCAGTGTCGATTGTGAACAGCCCCTACATACCGAGCAAATGGTCGTGGCATACAGCATACGTAATGTGCGCCTCTGGGGTGGCACTGTTCATGATGTATGCTGTACGTCAGAGgaggccgactccagtcctcaaaggccaccaacagatcaggctttcaggatatccctgcttcagcacaggtggctcagactttgactgagccacctctgctgaagtagGGCTTTCCCTaatacctggtctgttggtggcccttgaggactggaattgcccaccTCTGCTGTATGTCATTaggacactgaaggggttacgATTCCTACTATATGTACACGAGGAAAACACTTACAGATTGCAATTTTTGCTTTTATGAGCGCTTGCTTATTAACTCCAATCAAATGATTAGAACATTAATTGAATGCAGTTTCTAAAAGATTGATGTACAATCTGCTACATGTTACTTTTTGAAATGAATTCACAGAAGCCCCATGTCCGTTTTCTGTTGCAGAACCTGAATTACCCCGAGCAGAAGGTGGTGACGGTTGGGCAGTTCAAGATTGGTTTGATTCACGGCCACCAGGTCATTCCGTGGGGTGACATGGCTAGCCTGGCATTGCTACAGAGGCAGCTGGATGTAGATATTCTGATTTCAGGACATACACAGAAATTTGAAGCATTTGAGCATGAAAATAAGTTCTACATCAACCCAGGATCAGCAACGGGGGCCTACAACGCGTTAGAAAAGTGCGTCATTTGCACGTGAATTCCCTTGTTATTATACTTTAACATTGGACCGATTACAGCTCATTGTGGTTTTCATTGTTACAAAAGTTTATGGTTTTAGgcttttaaaaaaaaccataaactAATTGTTTTACTCAAATTTGACCCGAATTTACAAATAGTTAATTTCTCCCTGAAAACATTTTATCCATAGTATTGCAAGGAGATCAGGAGAAGTTTGGCCTGCTAAATATTAAAGGAATAACATGTGTgatatgaaggggggggggggtttaataggtttgaagcaggggtctcgggagctgaatcCCAGTAATTTCTGTCCCATGGAGCCTCTCCCCCCGTGATACTTGCCTTCGTAGTGGGTGCCTGGTAGCAGCTCCGAAGGTTTAAAGTTCCTGGTCAcagaggccaataggaagccgcaaaggatgacatcacagcttcctattggccagtagGACATTTAAGTCGCCGTTATgttcctctccctgccccccccttccaccacacAGCCCAACTGAAccggctactggcaccccctacggaggtaagtatccctggaagcaggggggtccccggagctgacattACCACAGTTCAgagccagagaccccctgcttcaagcctaTTGTTATTATTTAAAGGAAAGCAGCATCACTGCTTTAAATAGATATAGCTGTGTTTAGTTCGGTTActgtaatactgaagtactcctttATTTTGCTCTGTCTGTCGCATAGATTCAGAGGGTGAGGGTTTGGTAGAAGAGGGGGTGCGTTTTAGTAAGGCCTTTGCGTTTCCCGTTTGGTTTAATCTTAATACAGCTTTTTGAAATCTGCAGAGGTCAATCTCCCagaaataatacaaatacatATCTTACGGTAGGTGGGGCTAATACAAGAGATATTTTCCTTTTTATAATGGTTGACATATAATATTTGTCGTAGCATGTGTAAAGCAAGAGCGAGTGTTTGAAAACCATATAAGCTTATTTTATTAGTAAATACAGTATAAGGGCCGTGAATGTGGGCTCTTTCTGCCATCTCTTGGGTTTGCAGCATAAAACATGTACACTCGTTGCTCAACGTACCTGAAACAAGCGTATAAGATAATGCGTAATGTGTCCAATGCTTTTCTCTTTGCAGCAATATCATCCCTTCCTTTGTATTGATGGACATCCAGGCTTCCACTGTTGTCACCTACGTGTACCAGCTAATTGGCGATGATGTGAAAGTAGAAAGAATTGAATACAAGAAATCCTAAAGTGAAACCCTTGAACTTCTCTGGGCCTTTAACTCTCATTCCCGATTTATTCTTGAATAATTTCACCTAACCACATTTCCTGCAACACCTATGGGCCGTGTATTGTAACCATTGTAATAATGCTTTGCATTGTAAGCTAACATTGTTTTAATTGACTACTGTAAACTACATAGCAATGATTTATTcgtttgtgttaaaaaaaaaaaaaagtctgccacat
The Ascaphus truei isolate aAscTru1 chromosome 13, aAscTru1.hap1, whole genome shotgun sequence DNA segment above includes these coding regions:
- the VPS29 gene encoding vacuolar protein sorting-associated protein 29 isoform X1, whose protein sequence is MFHRFSYSPTPPVCNQLLHKPGHRLVLVLGDLHIPHRCNSLPAKFKKLLVPGKIQHILCTGNLCTKESYDYLKTLAGDVHIVRGDFDENLNYPEQKVVTVGQFKIGLIHGHQVIPWGDMASLALLQRQLDVDILISGHTQKFEAFEHENKFYINPGSATGAYNALENNIIPSFVLMDIQASTVVTYVYQLIGDDVKVERIEYKKS
- the VPS29 gene encoding vacuolar protein sorting-associated protein 29 isoform X2; the encoded protein is MLVLVLGDLHIPHRCNSLPAKFKKLLVPGKIQHILCTGNLCTKESYDYLKTLAGDVHIVRGDFDENLNYPEQKVVTVGQFKIGLIHGHQVIPWGDMASLALLQRQLDVDILISGHTQKFEAFEHENKFYINPGSATGAYNALENNIIPSFVLMDIQASTVVTYVYQLIGDDVKVERIEYKKS